AAATCCCAACAagattagataaaaaaaatcttataaatAAACAATTACAGCCTTCTTGTTTATTCACTTCAATTATAGAGCATCTATACACACCTATCTTAAAACCATTTTTCTCTTTGATTTTTTGCCAACACACAGAACTGAGAAACAATGCCAAACGGAAGATACCACAATCAAAACAACAATAATCACTTCACAAGTACGGTTCCTAATTGGGAGATGGAATTCTGTCGGAAAGTTGGCGGAATGAAGtggaaaaatttcttaaatCGGAAGCAGTACACAGCAGATTATTATCGGGACATTCTAGAGTGGGACGATTCGGCAGGAAAAGAGTCATTCGACAATGCCAAGAAGAGATTCTATTCAGAATTTTTCAAGTCTCCAAGTATAACTCCACCACCAAATCCAGACAAATACATTGATCAAATTAACTGGAACGCAAAAGTTAATCCTGAATTGTACTTGGGGTTGGAAAAAGCTTTAGAGTATCAAGAACCGGAAGAAGTTGTCACTCGTTTAGAAGATATCATCCCGACTGGATGGGATGATTGTCCAGAATTGGACAAGCCTGCAGTGTTAACAGGTATGATTGTCGGAGATAATTGTGAAGAAGATGGGGCGATCAATTGTGGAGATTCAAGAAAAATAATGCACAGCCATAATTCTAAATATGTGGCAAAGTGCGTAGGGAATATAGAGAGAAAGGTTTGGCAGAGAAAAGAGAAGAACGGTTCAAACACACAATTGCAAGCATGTATAGACACTTAGTTAATACACAGATAGAAAAGTGATGAacatttatagttttatattttttttgccgttgtagtaaattatttttaataaagatgaaatttatcaaataatttattaagttCAGAATAGTTGTAACTAAATTAAATCTAACCCACTTCAGTTCAgaacaataaaaatcaaaattcacgCCACTCAATGTTCTTAGTTCTTAAATTAGCATTGTAAAACTTGTAGCTTACCTCTGCAAGGTTAAATCGAGTGATCCGGCTCTCCACCGCAAACGGCTTGTGCATCCTTAAAAGAACAATATCAACGCTAAAGATTCGCCTAAGCGATCAGTATCGTACGTTCATTTGcaagtatttttcaaaaaaattgttgCAGTCACTTTACATTTCAAAAATGTACCCATCCAGATAATGAATTGATATTACAGAATTTAATACAAACACTATGACCCGGTTTTCTAATGAATCGGAGACTAAAATAATTTTCGCATGTGATCAGCCGCTAGTGATTCGGACAAGTATACAACAGCCAGAGAAGGTTTAAACAAAGAATTAAGCTAAATTCTTTCCTTATTCATGAAATCTGTGCGCTCAAGATTTATTACCGTGTATATTTGCTTGAATTCGACTTTGCTCTCTTCCATACTATAACAATGCCGTATAGATCAGATGAAGCCAACAGATTTTCTCCATGGTTCCACGCAACACAAATAACTGGAAAACGATGGCCCTGCAGTCGTAACAGATGGTTCTTCATTACACGAACATATTTGACAAATCATCAACTGACAAAACGTAACACACAAAAAGAAAAACCTGTAGCTTGTTCACGCATGTATTCCTTGGACGAGTTAAATCGTAGAAGTAGACGTTAGAATCTTCACTTCCGACCACTGTATATAAGATTACAGCATGAAACAGTTAAAACCAAATGTCATGTCTCCTCCAAAGTtcaatgattaaattttaaaaacagtaAGCTAACACTTGGTTGTAAGATAACCTATGTATTCTCCTTTTTCAAGGGAAAGCAGGGGACAAAAAGACGCCCGAATGCTATATACTCTCGGCGCCAATTTAAGTGAGCAGCGAAGCGACAAATAACCTTGTATTTCCAAAGCCACACTGCAAAACCGGCACAAAATTACCGATGTTCACATAAACAACTCTTAAGGTAGGGAAAAAATTAATGTTCTCATGAACAAACCTGTAGAAAGAGAGACTTCCGTCTTGATTGCATGTCAGCAACACAGGGCCTCCTGCCAGCAGAGAGAAACTTCGGTACTGCACAGTTGTCACTGGAGATTTGCTCTTGCCACTACTTCGATGGCGATGAGTACGTGATAGGGCGCCTGTGTGAGAGTTCATGCTTACACAGTATACCGATCCCTGAATGTGTTGCTCCATCAGCCAATGTTAAAATAGGAGTCATCAGGCAGCACAAACAAGGCAACTAACCTGTGCATCCCCGCAGAAAATGAGATGACCAGTGTGATCATGGTCCATAGCGGTAACCTTAGCATCAAAAAAGGCTTTATGAATCAGTCTACCAGTGCTGAAATTATATACCTGAATATCAACGTTTGCCCATCATTGGTGATAATTTGAAGTGTAAAAAACAAGAGCAAAACCCAAAAAACAAATCAGGTTGACAAGTTCGAAATATTTCTTTACTTCAGTTCAGACTTCAGATCATCAAAAGATTGTAGaagattttattatattttttataaagaacAACTCAAAGAAAGAAGAAGTTGATCATGTCAATATGACATGGAAAGTGAAGTTAAGAGGCAATTACAGTAACTTCTTTGTTTTCATTTCCAACAGACAGGAAATTGTTATTTACCTGCAtcaaagaaaaacaaagaaattgTAATTTTGAGTGATCAATTACACCACAAGACAATATTAAACATACAAAGACGCAATTTTTCCAGTGATGAATCGTATTGATTTACCGGACACACACGTGAATAGAAAAGAGACAAACATCTCACACAATAACAAACTGATATATGGACAATTCAGTTGGATCTCGTTAGCTATTGTGGATGTCATTTTACTTGTTTTTTCTTAATACTGATAAATAGAGGTTAGTTATATGTCATGAGCTCATGTATTAAGTGTGGTTGCTCATGTATTAAGTGTGGTCGAAAATAATAACAGATTCCCAGGATTCCTCATATGTTTCTCCAGTTTTCATTATCCAATTCTTCTTCTTGCTGATAATTATATTCCTAAATGCCAACACATAAGATGTGAACCAAACTTGTTCTGCATAACAGATTTTAAGTTTAACGTGTAAATGAGAAGTAACTTCCCGATGAGCGAATTAATAATGAAAAACTAATCCAGCAGCTCAACTGACTAAGAATATGAAACTTACATAAGATGTGAACCAAGCTTGTTATACATAACAGCATTTTAAGTTTAATGTGTAAATGAGAAATAACTTCCCAATGAGCGAATTAATAATGAAAACTAATCCAGCAGCTCAACTGactaagaatgtgaaacttAAAGTATACGTACAGGGTGAAATCGAATACACATTTGTGAAGAGACCCCATATATTACTCGGATGCAGAGACCTTGTGATAACTCCCACACTCTCACAGTTTTGTCCATGGAAGACGATGCAATATACTGATTGTTGGATGAGAAGTCAAAATCTGAAAGTACATTTATGATTTAGAAACGAAATTATGGCAACCATACATACTTCAAATAATTAAGATTGAGAATGCATCAAGTACAGTAAATATAGTCCTCGTTTGACTTGGATAAATACTATTAACATTTAACAGTAGCTAGAAATACCACAATGATAGCAACACGTAGTTCATATCATCATTCAACATGTATCCTAACTGATTCAAGAAACAAGAATCCCCTAAATGACATCAAAAATCCCACACTTGGAGAAAAGCTCAACGATGGAAGCAGAAAAGCACCGGCATAATATCACAATCATCTCATTCTCCAGGTAGCAGGCTAATTCCAAGCATATGTGTTAACCATTCTATGGAAGATGAGAACACTTAAGAATCTTGATTAATGATTCACTcacaaaattcaataaatttacaTGTATCCTTTGATGCTTCTCATAATCATGTTTGGATTTACATTTCTAATTATAATACTGCAGAAGAACACATTTATGGTTAATTTTTACACTTTTAAGgttaatttttaatcaatttccATTTCCATTCAATTATATTAGAGCAGTATTAATTTTCATTCAATTACTACAAGACGGCATGTTGAAAGCAATGCGTGTCACTCACGCATACAGACAGTGCTTGCTGCATATGTGCAGCACTTCCATGTACCACTATTTCAATTCACATTGGCATGCCTATCACATTTGTAACATATACACAAGCAATGCAAGTACTCAGAACGATACCAGTTTATCCAACCTGTGACATCTTTTGAATGCCCCTTTAATTGTTTGAGAACTGAAGGTGGATCAGAGACCGTGCATACTGTCAGGGTCCCATCTGCTGCCCCATAAGCGAGCAGATCAGAACTTGTGTGCCCGAATTTCAAAACTGTGACTGCATAGAAAACGAGTCATTCTGATTCAAAACACTGAATAACTGTTTACTCAATCACCCAAAAATATCAAACGGCAGTGGCAGATTCAAAAGCAGGAAAAATTTTACCAGCAGATTTGCATTGATCAAAGATGCAGTGCATTCCAACAAAAGAATATGCCGGTTCAACCCCTCGGTGACGAGGACGATCATTATCACTCATACTTGAGCCAAAACTTGTTCTGTGAGTTGAAGCTGGATTTCCAGTAAAGTTCTGCAAATGAGGTTCAAAATGACATCAAAAATTAGCTAAATATGTAAATTTATCTCACCATTGTCATGCAACTATTCTTAATAATAGTAGAAGTCATTTAATGGGgactaaaaacaacaaatacagAGACAAAAATAAGACAACTCTTAAAATTTCAGCTGTGCGATTCATACTATGCTTTAGGGGttttacattaattttattttgtgctttacattgtttataattttctt
This window of the Mercurialis annua linkage group LG5, ddMerAnnu1.2, whole genome shotgun sequence genome carries:
- the LOC126682551 gene encoding uncharacterized protein LOC126682551, coding for MAEEETTGNNTENTASKKQVIDPELFSCLLQPVTADSDPEYIGIRRLLLHRKAESGVNRRLDWRCNGKGYVSYRNYIRRPRNWENQQIPSLQSTPDNSGRWLQSPSPLSQFFEVESWSSSRNFTGNPASTHRTSFGSSMSDNDRPRHRGVEPAYSFVGMHCIFDQCKSAVTVLKFGHTSSDLLAYGAADGTLTVCTVSDPPSVLKQLKGHSKDVTDFDFSSNNQYIASSSMDKTVRVWELSQGLCIRVIYGVSSQMCIRFHPVNNNFLSVGNENKEVTVYNFSTGRLIHKAFFDAKVTAMDHDHTGHLIFCGDAQGSVYCVSMNSHTGALSRTHRHRSSGKSKSPVTTVQYRSFSLLAGGPVLLTCNQDGSLSFYSVALEIQGYLSLRCSLKLAPRVYSIRASFCPLLSLEKGEYIVVGSEDSNVYFYDLTRPRNTCVNKLQGHRFPVICVAWNHGENLLASSDLYGIVIVWKRAKSNSSKYTR